One Dictyoglomus thermophilum H-6-12 DNA window includes the following coding sequences:
- a CDS encoding ABC transporter permease, whose product MKIKLKITWEIILLILIILVFLVSSFLSPYFLDIVNLLDTTTNFMEKGLISLAMTYIIISGNIDISVASNMGMASAFMGVLHRMGTNIWICALIGLIIATLGGYLNGYLIVRFKLPAIAVTLGTYALYRGIAYILLQDTAVGVDSESFMYLGQGYIAGTPIPFSLVLYIIFAIIFGFILHKTTFGRYVYSIGNNEQACKFSAIPVEKIKIILFTITGFMSGLGAILLTSRLSSIRPDIGSGLELEVIATVVLGGVSILGGSGNMIGVVLSLFLIGFLTYSLNLLNIPSQVITIIMGSLLVGTVLISNLLEQRRVKVGK is encoded by the coding sequence ATGAAGATAAAACTAAAAATAACATGGGAAATAATACTTCTCATATTAATTATACTGGTCTTTTTAGTAAGTAGTTTTCTCTCACCTTACTTTTTAGATATTGTTAATCTATTAGATACTACTACGAACTTTATGGAAAAAGGTCTTATTTCCCTTGCAATGACTTACATTATCATAAGTGGCAATATAGATATCTCGGTAGCATCTAATATGGGAATGGCTTCTGCTTTTATGGGAGTTCTTCATAGAATGGGAACTAATATTTGGATCTGTGCCCTTATAGGACTTATAATTGCTACCTTAGGGGGTTATTTAAATGGATATTTGATTGTAAGATTTAAGCTTCCCGCTATTGCAGTGACCTTAGGTACCTATGCACTATATAGGGGAATAGCTTATATTTTGCTTCAAGATACAGCTGTAGGCGTTGACTCAGAGAGTTTTATGTATTTAGGTCAGGGTTATATTGCAGGAACACCTATTCCTTTTTCTTTGGTTTTGTACATTATTTTTGCAATCATTTTTGGTTTTATCCTACATAAAACTACTTTTGGAAGATATGTCTATTCCATTGGAAATAACGAACAGGCATGTAAATTTTCAGCAATTCCGGTAGAGAAGATAAAGATAATTCTTTTTACCATTACCGGCTTTATGTCTGGGTTAGGAGCTATTCTTCTTACTTCTAGATTGAGTAGTATAAGACCAGATATTGGTAGTGGCTTGGAGCTTGAGGTTATTGCAACGGTAGTTCTTGGAGGAGTTAGTATTCTTGGAGGATCTGGAAATATGATTGGGGTTGTCTTATCTTTGTTTTTGATTGGTTTTTTAACCTATAGTTTGAATTTGTTAAACATACCAAGCCAGGTGATAACCATAATTATGGGTTCACTTCTTGTAGGGACTGTTCTCATATCTAATTTGTTAGAACAAAGGAGAGTAAAAGTAGGTAAATAA
- a CDS encoding sugar ABC transporter ATP-binding protein, with protein sequence MENINKSFPGVQALKDAYFELNRGEVHALVGENGAGKSTLMKILVGAYRKDSGRIIYKGKEVDIPNPRVAQEMGISMVFQELNLMPHLTVAQNIFIGREPKRKNIPIFLDDNEINKRTKELLDMLHLKVEPNVKVSNLSVGKQQMVEIAKALSFNSEVIIFDEPTAALSEAETEELFNVIRKLKSQGIGIIYISHRLEELKEIADRVTVMRDGQYIATDYMKNLTIEKIISMMVGREIYETLREREVDENAEVVLEVRNLKRGKVFKDISFSLRKGEILGFAGLIGAGRTEVARAIFGADPIDSGEIYVKGKRVSIKNPWDAINHRIAYLSEDRKRYGLMPDLDVKSNIILPSMRDFLRALGFVDDKKAESVSNEYVKRLKIRTPSVKQKVKNLSGGNQQKVVVAKWLLKNCDILIFDEPTRGIDVGAKNEIYKLLNELIAEGKSIIMISSELPEILRMSHRIVVMCEGRITGILDANEATEEKILKYATMYED encoded by the coding sequence ATGGAGAATATAAACAAAAGCTTTCCTGGAGTTCAGGCTTTAAAAGATGCTTATTTTGAACTTAATCGAGGAGAAGTACATGCATTAGTTGGGGAAAATGGTGCAGGAAAGTCCACCCTAATGAAAATTTTAGTAGGAGCTTACAGGAAAGATTCTGGAAGGATTATTTACAAGGGGAAAGAGGTAGATATTCCTAATCCTCGTGTTGCTCAAGAGATGGGAATAAGTATGGTATTTCAGGAGTTGAACTTAATGCCGCATTTAACTGTGGCACAAAATATATTCATCGGAAGAGAACCAAAACGAAAAAATATACCTATATTTTTAGATGATAATGAGATAAACAAGAGAACAAAAGAGCTTCTTGATATGCTTCATTTAAAGGTAGAACCTAATGTTAAAGTCTCGAATTTGAGTGTAGGGAAGCAGCAAATGGTAGAAATTGCAAAAGCACTATCTTTTAATTCAGAGGTTATCATTTTTGATGAACCTACTGCTGCGTTGAGTGAAGCAGAAACTGAAGAACTTTTTAATGTGATAAGAAAGCTTAAAAGTCAAGGAATAGGAATAATATATATTTCTCATAGGTTGGAAGAATTAAAAGAAATAGCTGATAGAGTTACTGTTATGAGAGATGGACAATACATAGCTACTGATTACATGAAAAATTTAACTATAGAGAAGATTATAAGCATGATGGTGGGTAGAGAGATATATGAGACTTTACGGGAGAGAGAAGTAGATGAAAATGCTGAGGTTGTATTAGAAGTAAGAAATCTTAAAAGAGGTAAAGTTTTTAAAGATATTAGTTTTAGTTTGAGAAAAGGAGAAATTTTAGGATTTGCAGGTTTAATAGGAGCAGGAAGAACGGAGGTTGCAAGAGCTATATTTGGGGCTGATCCTATAGATTCTGGCGAGATCTATGTTAAAGGTAAAAGAGTAAGTATAAAAAATCCATGGGATGCTATTAATCATAGAATTGCATATCTTTCTGAGGATAGAAAGAGATATGGATTGATGCCTGATCTTGATGTCAAATCTAATATTATTTTACCTTCGATGAGAGATTTTCTCAGAGCCTTAGGTTTTGTGGATGATAAAAAGGCTGAAAGTGTAAGTAATGAGTATGTAAAAAGATTAAAAATAAGGACCCCATCGGTAAAGCAAAAAGTTAAGAATCTTTCTGGAGGAAATCAACAGAAGGTAGTAGTAGCAAAATGGTTGCTTAAAAACTGTGATATTCTCATATTTGATGAACCCACCAGAGGGATAGATGTAGGTGCAAAAAATGAAATATATAAGTTGTTGAATGAATTGATAGCTGAGGGAAAATCGATAATTATGATTTCTTCAGAGCTTCCTGAGATTTTGAGAATGAGTCATAGAATTGTGGTGATGTGTGAAGGAAGAATTACCGGAATATTAGATGCCAATGAGGCAACGGAAGAGAAGATTTTAAAATATGCTACCATGTATGAGGATTAA
- a CDS encoding sugar ABC transporter ATP-binding protein yields MEEYILEVRNIYKSFTGTKPVLEGVSFSLKKGEIHALLGENGAGKSTLIKIISGVLQPDHGDILLKGKKVHFSNPLDAQRHGIAAVFQELALFPELSVAENIFIGHYKYKTPFKSINWKDLYKEAKDFLSSLGIEIDPKVPVKNLSIAERQIVEIARVLSINPEILIMDEPTSSLTLEETQRLFSIIKSLKERGTSIIFISHRLEEVFEIADRVTVLRDGQYIGTKNVSETNVDELIQMMVGRKLEDMYPKVEAKRGELLLKVDGLTRSGEFYDVSFELFEGEVLGIAGLVGSGRTEVAQTIFGIRKKDKGKIYVRGREVDIKSPKDAISLGIVYVPEDRHQHGLLLPMDIVCNITLPVLESLASRGIIDRREEEILTKRYFEILDIRASGIRQKVMSLSGGNQQKVVLAKWLATKPKVLILDEPTRGIDVGAKVAIYQLINKLAQEGYGIILISSEMPEIIGMSDRILVMHEGRIVGTISRKEATQEKILSMALGRKIYSKSL; encoded by the coding sequence ATGGAAGAGTATATTTTAGAGGTTAGAAATATATATAAATCTTTTACAGGAACAAAACCAGTTTTAGAAGGAGTAAGTTTTAGCTTAAAAAAGGGCGAGATCCATGCTTTACTGGGTGAAAACGGAGCTGGAAAGTCTACATTGATAAAAATTATAAGTGGGGTTCTACAGCCTGACCATGGAGATATTCTATTAAAGGGTAAGAAAGTACATTTTAGTAATCCGTTAGATGCTCAAAGACATGGTATTGCAGCAGTTTTTCAGGAACTTGCTTTATTTCCTGAGTTAAGTGTAGCAGAGAATATATTTATTGGGCATTATAAGTATAAGACTCCTTTTAAAAGTATTAATTGGAAGGATTTATACAAAGAGGCAAAGGATTTTTTAAGTTCCTTAGGTATTGAAATAGATCCCAAGGTTCCTGTTAAGAATTTGAGTATTGCAGAAAGACAAATAGTAGAAATTGCGAGAGTTCTATCTATAAATCCTGAGATTTTGATTATGGATGAGCCTACATCTTCTTTAACCTTAGAAGAGACTCAGAGGCTTTTTAGTATTATCAAGAGCTTAAAAGAAAGAGGAACATCCATAATTTTCATCTCTCATAGATTGGAAGAAGTTTTTGAAATAGCAGATAGGGTAACGGTTTTAAGGGATGGGCAATATATAGGGACAAAAAATGTGTCAGAGACTAATGTAGACGAACTTATCCAGATGATGGTAGGAAGAAAGTTAGAAGATATGTATCCAAAGGTAGAAGCAAAAAGAGGAGAACTTTTATTAAAGGTTGATGGTTTGACAAGAAGTGGAGAATTTTATGATGTTTCTTTTGAACTTTTTGAAGGAGAGGTTTTAGGTATTGCTGGTCTTGTTGGTTCGGGTAGGACCGAAGTTGCTCAAACTATATTTGGTATAAGAAAGAAGGATAAAGGAAAGATATATGTAAGGGGGAGAGAAGTAGATATAAAGAGTCCAAAAGATGCTATAAGTCTTGGAATTGTATATGTCCCTGAAGATAGACATCAGCATGGTTTACTTTTACCTATGGATATAGTTTGTAATATTACACTTCCTGTTTTAGAAAGTTTGGCGAGTAGGGGAATAATAGATAGAAGAGAGGAGGAAATACTTACAAAAAGATATTTTGAAATTCTTGATATTAGGGCATCTGGAATAAGGCAGAAGGTAATGAGTCTTTCGGGAGGAAATCAGCAGAAGGTTGTACTTGCAAAATGGCTTGCTACTAAGCCAAAAGTTCTTATTCTTGATGAACCTACGAGAGGAATAGATGTAGGAGCAAAGGTGGCTATATATCAGCTGATAAATAAGCTTGCCCAGGAAGGCTATGGTATAATTCTCATTTCATCTGAGATGCCAGAGATTATTGGAATGAGTGATAGGATACTTGTAATGCACGAAGGAAGAATAGTTGGTACTATCTCAAGAAAGGAAGCAACTCAGGAGAAGATTTTGTCTATGGCTTTAGGAAGAAAGATATATTCGAAAAGTTTGTAA
- the rhaS gene encoding rhamnose ABC transporter substrate-binding protein: MKKFLIFVLLVLLIVLGTESFAQKKYVIGLVTKTAGNPFFEAVNKGAQEAAKELGITVIHQAPAASSVQGQIDIINSMIAQKVSAICISANDPDALVPACRKAQLRGIPVVTFDSAVKPQGRKLFVNQADMEQIGRIQVQLLAKMINYEGEIAILSAASTMANQNTWIAWMKEELKKPEYSKMKLVAIVYGDDIREKSYNEAMGLFKSYPNLKGIIAPTTVGIAAAARAIEDAGLSGKVQLTGLGLPSEMAEYVKRGTCKAFALWNPIDLGYATIYATYRLLTREIKGNVGEKVNLGKLGERTIVDEGNGGRMIILGPPFVFDASNIDYWSKVY, from the coding sequence ATGAAAAAGTTTTTAATTTTTGTACTTCTTGTATTGCTAATTGTGTTAGGTACAGAGAGTTTTGCTCAAAAGAAGTATGTAATTGGATTAGTAACAAAGACAGCTGGTAATCCATTCTTTGAGGCAGTAAATAAGGGGGCACAAGAAGCAGCAAAGGAATTAGGTATTACTGTGATACATCAAGCTCCTGCAGCATCAAGTGTACAAGGTCAGATTGATATAATTAACTCAATGATTGCTCAAAAGGTAAGTGCAATCTGTATTTCTGCAAATGATCCTGATGCTTTGGTACCTGCATGCAGAAAGGCACAACTTAGGGGAATTCCGGTAGTAACTTTTGACTCAGCAGTAAAACCACAGGGAAGGAAGTTATTTGTAAACCAAGCAGATATGGAACAGATAGGAAGAATTCAAGTACAACTTTTGGCAAAGATGATCAACTATGAAGGTGAAATTGCTATACTGAGTGCTGCCTCCACAATGGCAAACCAAAATACTTGGATTGCTTGGATGAAGGAAGAATTAAAGAAACCAGAATATAGTAAGATGAAATTGGTAGCTATAGTTTACGGGGATGATATAAGGGAAAAGAGTTATAATGAGGCAATGGGATTATTTAAATCCTATCCTAACTTAAAGGGTATAATTGCTCCTACTACTGTTGGTATTGCAGCAGCTGCTCGTGCCATTGAAGATGCTGGATTATCTGGAAAAGTTCAACTTACAGGACTTGGTTTGCCGAGTGAAATGGCGGAGTATGTGAAGAGAGGTACTTGTAAAGCATTTGCTTTGTGGAATCCTATAGATTTAGGATACGCAACAATTTATGCTACTTATCGTTTGTTAACTAGAGAAATTAAAGGGAATGTGGGAGAAAAGGTTAATTTGGGAAAACTTGGAGAAAGAACAATTGTAGATGAAGGAAACGGGGGAAGAATGATAATTCTTGGACCTCCATTTGTATTTGATGCTTCTAATATAGATTATTGGTCTAAGGTCTACTAA
- a CDS encoding alpha-ketoacid dehydrogenase subunit alpha/beta, producing MFKLPKEIPILPEFEPGYIEVGGKIPKFQYRKSLKEELKEGNITKEESIDLFKCMLMIRNFEEMIYELRVNKGKYGNIRYLYIGATHLSIGQEAVPTGGISVIKKDDYITSTHRGHGDAIAKSYFGLKDMSEEELIAFIENNREIASFLGYEWKNKDRNTLYQYALDIELFKAIGELFGKEWGACKGRGGSMHIADFSVGHLGANAIVGGSMGIAVGSAMASRYMEDGRVTLCFIGDGAMNTGIAHEAINMACMSQFTNGLMSKRFGVPVIFMVMNNQYGESGQQRGEVTGIDYIAERGFAYSKNGMNAEIVNAMNVLAVRDAVKRAVEKARKGEGPILLEFWGYRFMGHSLSDTLEKPEDGTYRTYDELQAWKKYDPLELYAKELIDAEVLTPEEIENLKKEYRQRNENIAAKVIESPNPDPKDMTKYVFKEDSIDSFVPEKFRNVTVLKEPKFKDRDPDVEINYKEAIIEALYQEMKRDGRVLMWGEDIADYGGSFGETKGLLEIFGRDRIFNTAISEAAIVGAGVGAAMRGLRPIVEIMYIDFILIAMDQIANQAAKMRYMSGGQAEIPLTIITTIGGGKGYAGQHSQSIESILTHFPGLKVVAPSDAYDAKGLLIASIRDKNPVIYIEHQNLLQDPLLLSLSKRKVPKEDYIVPIGKADIKRKAKNYDKSVTVVSWSAMIYAVLKAAEELEKEGIELEVVDLRSLYPLDIDTIIDSVKRTGRFAVVTQAVEFMSLSSEIITQLYQKASSFLVRPPIRIGAPFCPPPASPVLEKAYLPNDKRIIEEIKKLF from the coding sequence GTGTTTAAATTGCCAAAGGAAATACCTATACTTCCGGAATTTGAACCAGGATATATTGAGGTAGGTGGAAAAATACCTAAATTTCAATACAGAAAATCTTTAAAAGAAGAATTAAAAGAAGGAAATATAACTAAAGAAGAGAGTATAGATCTCTTTAAATGCATGCTTATGATTAGAAATTTTGAGGAAATGATCTATGAGTTAAGAGTTAATAAAGGTAAATATGGAAATATTAGGTATTTATACATAGGTGCTACTCATCTTTCCATTGGACAAGAAGCAGTTCCTACAGGAGGCATTTCGGTTATTAAAAAGGATGATTATATCACCAGTACTCATAGAGGGCATGGTGATGCTATTGCCAAAAGCTATTTTGGATTAAAAGATATGAGTGAAGAAGAACTGATAGCTTTCATTGAGAATAATAGGGAGATTGCAAGTTTTTTGGGCTATGAGTGGAAGAATAAAGATAGAAATACTCTTTATCAATATGCTCTTGATATTGAATTGTTTAAGGCAATAGGAGAACTTTTTGGGAAAGAATGGGGGGCTTGCAAAGGAAGAGGAGGATCTATGCACATTGCAGATTTTAGTGTGGGGCATTTGGGCGCAAATGCCATTGTTGGTGGCAGTATGGGAATAGCAGTAGGATCTGCTATGGCTTCAAGATACATGGAAGATGGTAGAGTAACATTGTGTTTCATAGGGGATGGTGCAATGAATACAGGAATAGCTCATGAGGCAATAAATATGGCGTGTATGTCGCAATTTACCAATGGGCTTATGAGCAAAAGATTTGGAGTTCCTGTAATATTTATGGTTATGAATAATCAATATGGAGAATCAGGGCAACAAAGGGGCGAGGTAACAGGGATAGATTATATTGCAGAGAGGGGTTTTGCATATAGCAAGAATGGTATGAATGCAGAAATAGTAAATGCTATGAATGTACTTGCAGTAAGAGATGCAGTTAAAAGAGCCGTAGAAAAGGCAAGAAAAGGAGAGGGACCAATTCTTCTTGAATTTTGGGGATATAGATTTATGGGACATTCATTAAGTGATACCTTAGAAAAACCAGAAGATGGTACTTATAGGACTTATGATGAACTACAAGCATGGAAGAAATATGATCCCTTAGAGCTTTATGCCAAAGAGTTGATAGATGCAGAAGTGCTTACTCCTGAAGAAATTGAGAATCTGAAAAAAGAATATAGACAGAGAAATGAAAATATTGCTGCAAAGGTAATAGAATCTCCTAATCCGGATCCTAAGGATATGACCAAATATGTTTTTAAAGAGGATTCCATAGATAGTTTTGTACCTGAAAAGTTTAGAAACGTTACTGTGCTTAAGGAACCAAAATTCAAAGATAGAGATCCAGATGTAGAAATAAACTACAAAGAAGCAATTATTGAAGCATTGTATCAAGAGATGAAAAGAGATGGAAGAGTATTAATGTGGGGGGAGGATATAGCTGATTATGGTGGATCTTTTGGAGAGACGAAGGGACTTTTAGAAATATTTGGAAGGGATAGGATATTCAATACTGCCATTTCTGAGGCGGCAATAGTAGGGGCAGGGGTTGGAGCAGCAATGAGAGGTTTGAGGCCTATAGTAGAAATAATGTATATCGATTTTATTTTAATTGCTATGGATCAAATAGCAAATCAGGCTGCTAAGATGCGTTATATGTCGGGAGGACAAGCAGAAATACCTCTCACTATAATAACCACCATTGGTGGTGGTAAAGGGTATGCAGGTCAGCATTCTCAGAGTATCGAATCAATTCTGACTCATTTCCCAGGATTGAAAGTTGTTGCTCCTTCAGATGCTTATGATGCAAAAGGCTTATTGATAGCTTCCATAAGAGATAAAAATCCTGTAATTTATATAGAGCATCAAAATCTACTTCAAGATCCTTTATTACTATCTTTATCAAAGAGAAAGGTTCCTAAAGAAGATTACATAGTCCCTATTGGAAAAGCAGATATTAAGAGAAAAGCTAAAAATTATGATAAAAGTGTGACTGTAGTTTCATGGTCTGCTATGATTTATGCTGTGCTTAAGGCGGCAGAGGAATTAGAAAAAGAAGGGATTGAATTAGAGGTGGTAGATCTTAGAAGTTTATATCCTTTAGATATAGATACCATCATTGATTCTGTAAAAAGGACAGGAAGGTTTGCTGTTGTTACTCAAGCTGTAGAATTCATGTCCTTATCTTCTGAGATAATAACTCAGCTTTATCAAAAAGCTTCGTCTTTTCTTGTTAGGCCACCGATAAGAATAGGTGCTCCTTTCTGCCCTCCACCAGCTTCTCCTGTTCTTGAAAAAGCGTATTTACCTAATGATAAAAGGATTATAGAAGAAATTAAGAAGTTATTTTAA
- a CDS encoding sensory rhodopsin transducer encodes MDREIGARIWLIPDAYLPEIGDPNLPSHESTCILNVNDKPAKVKFTFYFEDKDPIESKEIIVPPKRTWHVRLDKSEEILGVKLERNVPFAIKVESDVKIVVQHSRLDTRQPNLSYMTAIAWDVD; translated from the coding sequence ATGGATAGAGAGATAGGAGCAAGGATTTGGCTTATTCCTGATGCTTATTTACCTGAAATTGGTGATCCTAATTTGCCAAGTCACGAATCTACTTGTATTTTAAATGTCAATGACAAGCCTGCTAAGGTCAAATTTACTTTTTATTTTGAAGATAAGGATCCCATAGAGTCCAAGGAGATAATTGTACCTCCAAAAAGGACTTGGCACGTAAGACTTGACAAGTCAGAGGAAATTCTTGGGGTTAAACTTGAGAGAAATGTACCTTTTGCAATAAAAGTAGAGAGTGATGTAAAGATTGTAGTTCAACATTCCAGGCTGGATACTCGGCAACCTAATCTTTCATATATGACTGCTATAGCTTGGGATGTTGATTAA
- a CDS encoding ABC transporter permease, with amino-acid sequence MGRVGSVNELKEKTYDISRLREIGIIFPLFLFGLIIALRNPYFISWENLRYIFLDASILTIVAVGEMMVILTGGIDLSVGSNLALTGMIVSMLYRDLPNFPVILAPLIGILIGGICGTINGLFVAKGKVIPIIATLSTMYIFRGIVYIISKGRWVNAHEMPEGYKLLTRVEILGIPILVIYAIIVFLLFYYLLNYKAIGRSIYAVGNNPQSAVYIGINRVKVLFLVYLISGILAGLGGVLYTSRFASAESSAAMGFELSAISAVVIGGVKTTGGAGKIGGVVLGALLLTMIVNGLNVMKISPFYKLALQGLMFLIAVIVDSLIAERYQKGYRRRA; translated from the coding sequence ATGGGAAGAGTGGGTTCTGTAAATGAGCTAAAGGAGAAGACTTATGATATTTCAAGGTTAAGAGAGATCGGAATAATCTTTCCTCTTTTTCTTTTTGGACTAATTATAGCATTGAGAAATCCTTATTTTATAAGCTGGGAAAATCTTCGTTATATTTTTCTTGACGCATCTATATTAACTATTGTGGCTGTAGGGGAAATGATGGTTATACTTACTGGTGGAATAGATCTTTCCGTAGGTTCCAATCTTGCTTTAACTGGAATGATAGTATCAATGCTTTATAGAGACTTACCCAATTTCCCTGTAATATTAGCTCCTTTGATTGGAATTTTAATTGGAGGAATATGTGGAACTATAAATGGCCTTTTTGTGGCAAAGGGAAAAGTTATTCCTATAATTGCTACTCTTTCGACTATGTATATATTTAGGGGGATTGTGTATATAATTAGTAAGGGAAGATGGGTTAATGCTCATGAGATGCCCGAAGGCTATAAACTTCTTACCCGAGTTGAGATATTAGGTATCCCTATATTGGTAATTTATGCAATCATTGTTTTTTTGCTTTTTTATTATCTTTTGAACTACAAGGCCATTGGAAGGAGTATATATGCTGTTGGAAATAATCCTCAGTCAGCAGTATATATTGGTATTAATAGGGTGAAAGTCTTATTTTTGGTTTATCTTATCTCAGGCATTCTTGCTGGACTTGGTGGAGTTTTATATACATCCCGTTTTGCCTCTGCAGAAAGCAGTGCTGCAATGGGGTTTGAACTTTCTGCTATTTCTGCTGTGGTTATCGGAGGAGTAAAAACTACAGGTGGAGCTGGTAAGATAGGTGGGGTAGTTTTAGGAGCTTTGCTCTTGACAATGATTGTTAATGGGTTGAACGTTATGAAGATATCACCTTTTTATAAGCTTGCTCTTCAAGGTTTAATGTTCTTAATTGCCGTAATTGTAGATTCTTTAATTGCAGAGAGATACCAGAAGGGATATAGGAGGAGAGCATGA
- a CDS encoding ABC transporter permease, with amino-acid sequence MAEKLSALFSKSGLRQILMFASLFLLFAFFSLASPNFLTYENVIAILLATCVNGLLALGVTFVIITGGIDLSIGTVMTISSVMSGVFITFWKLPVFVGVLGGILTGVLAGFINGTVISKMKLPPFIATLGMMMIAKGLALVVSGCKPIYFNDAPIFNKIAMGSILGSIFPGLGEFPNAILWFILFIIIAHIILTRTALGRYTFAIGSNEEAARLSGLNVDKWKTIIYALCGMFVGIAGVIMASRLNSAQPALGQGYELDAIAAVVIGGTSLRGGEGSIIGTVIGALIMSTLTNGLRILSVPQEWQIVVSGIIIIGAVYLDIIRRSREV; translated from the coding sequence ATGGCTGAAAAATTATCAGCTTTATTTTCTAAAAGTGGCTTGAGACAGATATTAATGTTTGCAAGTCTGTTTTTGCTTTTTGCTTTTTTCTCATTAGCTTCGCCTAATTTTTTAACTTATGAGAATGTAATTGCGATTTTACTTGCAACTTGTGTAAATGGGCTTCTTGCTCTTGGTGTAACTTTTGTAATTATTACAGGAGGTATTGATCTTTCTATTGGAACGGTTATGACGATTTCTTCTGTTATGAGTGGTGTTTTTATAACTTTCTGGAAATTACCTGTTTTTGTTGGAGTTCTTGGGGGAATTCTAACTGGGGTTTTGGCGGGGTTTATAAACGGTACTGTTATTTCTAAGATGAAATTACCACCTTTTATTGCCACCTTAGGTATGATGATGATAGCTAAAGGTTTAGCTTTGGTAGTTTCAGGATGTAAACCTATATATTTTAATGACGCTCCTATTTTTAATAAGATTGCTATGGGATCTATATTGGGTAGTATATTTCCTGGTTTAGGTGAGTTTCCTAATGCAATCTTATGGTTTATTCTATTTATAATTATTGCACATATTATTCTTACAAGAACTGCTCTTGGTAGATATACCTTTGCAATTGGAAGTAATGAAGAAGCTGCAAGACTTTCAGGGTTAAATGTAGATAAATGGAAGACCATAATATATGCCTTATGTGGAATGTTTGTGGGTATAGCAGGAGTTATAATGGCTTCCAGATTGAATTCAGCCCAACCTGCTTTAGGCCAAGGATATGAGCTTGATGCTATAGCTGCTGTAGTAATAGGAGGGACGTCTTTGAGAGGGGGAGAAGGTTCAATAATTGGAACTGTTATAGGAGCCTTGATAATGAGCACTCTTACTAATGGTTTAAGAATCTTATCTGTACCTCAGGAATGGCAGATTGTGGTAAGTGGAATTATAATTATCGGTGCTGTTTATCTTGATATCATAAGAAGGAGCAGAGAAGTATGA
- a CDS encoding ABC transporter substrate-binding protein — translation MKRFLIVTLISLFLIGFSITSAQRPYIAMISKGFQHQFWQAVKMGAEKAAKDLNVTITFEGPESEAMVDKQIEMLQAALAKKPAALCIAALDSKAVIPYLEKAHSMGIPVIGFDSGVDSDIPVTTVATDNIKAAGYAADMMAKFINRVGEVALVVHDQTSRTGIDRRDGFVNRIKQKYPLIKIVAIQYGGGDHLKSTDLAKAIIQAHPRLKGIFGANEGSAIGVINAVREMNKVGKIVVIGYDSGKQQIDAIKSGLMAGAITQNPVGMGYMAVEAAVKAIKGEKLPKFIDSGFYWYDKTNIDDPKIKQCLYE, via the coding sequence ATGAAGCGTTTTCTAATTGTAACCTTAATTTCTCTTTTCCTAATTGGTTTCTCAATTACATCAGCTCAAAGACCATATATTGCAATGATCTCAAAAGGGTTCCAACATCAATTTTGGCAAGCAGTGAAAATGGGAGCTGAAAAGGCAGCAAAAGATTTGAATGTTACTATTACTTTTGAGGGACCTGAGTCTGAAGCAATGGTAGATAAGCAAATTGAGATGTTACAAGCTGCTCTCGCTAAGAAACCTGCAGCTCTTTGTATTGCAGCTCTTGACAGTAAAGCAGTTATACCATATCTTGAAAAGGCACATTCTATGGGAATTCCAGTAATTGGTTTTGACTCTGGAGTAGACAGCGATATTCCTGTGACTACTGTAGCAACTGACAATATTAAAGCAGCAGGATATGCTGCCGATATGATGGCAAAGTTTATTAACAGGGTGGGAGAGGTGGCTTTAGTAGTTCATGACCAAACAAGTAGAACTGGAATTGATAGAAGGGATGGTTTTGTAAATAGGATTAAACAAAAATACCCATTAATTAAGATTGTAGCTATTCAATATGGTGGAGGAGATCATCTTAAGTCTACTGATTTAGCAAAGGCTATTATACAGGCTCATCCAAGATTAAAGGGAATATTTGGTGCTAATGAGGGATCAGCTATAGGAGTTATTAATGCTGTGAGAGAGATGAACAAAGTTGGAAAAATAGTGGTAATAGGATACGATTCTGGTAAACAGCAAATTGATGCTATAAAATCTGGCTTGATGGCAGGAGCTATTACTCAGAACCCAGTAGGAATGGGTTATATGGCTGTTGAAGCAGCTGTAAAGGCAATCAAAGGCGAGAAATTACCAAAATTTATCGACAGTGGTTTCTATTGGTATGATAAGACTAATATAGATGATCCTAAGATAAAACAGTGCTTATACGAATAG